Proteins from a genomic interval of Hypomesus transpacificus isolate Combined female unplaced genomic scaffold, fHypTra1 scaffold_84, whole genome shotgun sequence:
- the ccl19b gene encoding C-C motif chemokine 19b — protein sequence MSFRVAALLLLTVQLWSHVSANTDKAVDCCLSTTNRKIPPDVVQSYFIQSVSGGCRIPATVFVTRKNIRLCAPPASRNNWVARLIRKLKPQTNQKGPTKTRRNKKGKRKGERRA from the exons ATGTCTTTCCGGGTGGCTGCGCTTCTTCTGCTGACGGTACAACTCTGGAGTCATGTATCAG CAAACACAGACAAGGCGGTGGACTGCTGCTTGTCAACAACCAATCGCAAAATCCCCCCGGATGTTGTACAGTCCTACTTCATCCAGAGCGTCAGTGGAGGCTGTCGCATCCCTGCTACAGT GTTTGTCACAAGGAAGAATATCAGGCTGTGCGCTCCCCCGGCTTCGAGAAACAACTGGGTGGCCCGGCTAATCAGGAAGCTGAAACCCCAAACCAATCAAAAAGGACCAACCAAAACCAGAAGAAACAAAAAAg GGAAGAGAAAAGGGGAACGGCGTGCTTGA
- the pigo gene encoding GPI ethanolamine phosphate transferase 3 isoform X1, which produces MKRLPTLALLLWLCAVFYVGIFLFVGGFLLVRLEVNRTSTCADVLLPEGGPADFCPGRQRFRKAVILIIDALKFDFAHFDPTNTQPRPYENKMPVFDELISSRPSQARLYPFRADPPTTTMQRIKGFTTGSLPTFIDIGNNFASSAILEDNLIHQLGEVGKRVVFMGDDTWENLFPKKFHRSLPFPSFNVKDLHTVDDGILKHLYPIMMGDDWDVLVAHFLGVDHCGHRFGPDHPAMADKLTQMDGVVRSVLDRLQDDTLLVVMGDHGMTDSGDHGGESQKETDAAIFLYSPSPLFPASSSPSEPEVVPQTDLVPTLALLLGVPIPYSSVGQVLLPVFSPNGQTQGAPAGLSQGEALWINAKQVNRFLETYSSMARDIPPDSLSQLQSTFSQLSSQYLQALRQGQRPSPQLQASLQAYLTSVRDTCRACWARFHPAKMVAGVAVLGLACLVTLLVSELSFALAGEGGFLRTPALGGVAAGLCVAGGQMATQGYLEVSWGLCAAALTSEVLVLWRTRRVLTSGGGTGVCGRVWLAAPSLLTPPILVLLLRCLSLLSDSYVIAEGRAATFLLFSLGLYVPLRLNWDGLLLPPAPDPQKPPGLLPSPVASPSAVRRESGALLACVGLLVGTLYLSLSFHTCREEQGSCLPSPFLSPLARIQDSQIKNLQYGLSLAALAVWALLLRRWLRHYGNLNSSGGTVLAARWLLPLACVCAGLHWAVSSAPEDGFRNLAELISLAQEALPRAAFTLLGLGLLLLWLDPLTVFTKTRGPAPGASAPLPPPPPRYRASTGISPEAELHHLIPQLYQRMRLSMEDGRPAGGGAEDEGRPAVEAYGLGSVYSAPLVLLCGLLGLGLLLLHPEGMALAFLLLMLEMGALLHMHASATTLSALQGAHSGGFQVPWTPLVLWSLAATQFFHATGHLPTFTSIQWGAAFVGFPRGHVGTLLPASLVTLNTFSSHILFAVGCPLLLFWPLVCEVRVARTGGGGGEEGGEDAAVMEMRLRENPQQFGSALLQLTTRYLFINGAQVLASVCAAALLRRHLMVWKVFAPKLMFEASGFLVSSVFVLIGVALVMRVDGAVGGWFKRLLPESSR; this is translated from the exons ATGAAGCGTCTCCCCACCCTGGCCCTTCTCCTGTGGCTGTGTGCCGTCTTCTACGTGGGCATCTTTCTATTCGTGGGTGGTTTCCTGCTGGTCAGGCTGGAGGTTAACAGGACCAGCACCTGCGCAGACGTGTTGCTCCCCGAAGGAGGCCCAGCGGACTTCTGCCCAGGCCGCCAGCGCTTCCGAAAGGCCGTGATCCTCATCATCGACGCCCTGAAATTCGACTTTGCCCACTTCGACCCCACCAACACGCAGCCACGCCCTTATGAGAACAAGATGCCCGTATTCGACGAGCTGATATCGTCCAGGCCCTCCCAGGCCCGCCTGTACCCCTTCAGAGcggacccccccaccaccaccatgcagAGGATCAAAGGCTTCACCACCGGGTCCCTACCCACCTTCATAGACATCGGCAACAACTTTGCCTCCagcgccatcttggaagacaaccTGATTCACCAGCTGGGTGAAGTGG GCAAGCGTGTGGTGTTCATGGGGGACGACACCTGGGAAAATCTCTTCCCCAAGAAGTTTCACCGCTCCCTGCCTTTCCCCTCGTTCAACGTGAAGGACCTGCACACTGTGGACGATGGGATCCTCAAGCATCTCTACCCCATAA TGATGGGGGACGACTGGGATGTCCTGGTGGCCCACTTCCTGGGCGTGGACCACTGTGGTCACCGCTTCGGCCCCGACCACCCGGCCATGGCCGACAAGCTCACCCAGATGGACGGGGTGGTCAG GTCAGTGCTGGATCGTCTCCAGGACGACACGTTGCTGGTGGTGATGGGAGATCACGGGATGACCGACTCGGGGGACCACGGAGGGGAGAGCCAGAAGGAGACGGACGCCGCCATCTTCCTctacagcccctcccccctcttcccagcATCCTCCTCTCCG AGCGAGCCGGAGGTAGTTCCCCAGACCGACCTGGTGCCcaccctggccctgctcctgggggTCCCCATCCCCTACAGCAGCGTGGGCCAGGTCCTTCTGCCGGTCTTCTCTCCCAACGGCCAGACACAGGGTGCACCGGCGGGACTCAGCCAGGGGGAGGCGCTGTGGATCAACGCCAAACAG GTCAACCGTTTCCTGGAGACCTACTCCAGCATGGCCAGAGACATCCCTCCAGACAGCCTGTCCCAGCTGCAGTCCACCTTCTCCCAGCTCTCCTCCCAGTACCTCCAGGCCCTGCGGCAGGGCcagcgcccctccccccagctccagGCCTCCCTCCAGGCCTACCTGACCTCTGTCAGGGATACCTGCCGGGCCTGTTGGGCCCGCTTCCACCCGGCCAAGATGGTGGCGGGCGTGGCCGTGCTGGGGCTCGCCTGCCTGGTGACTCTCCTCGTGTCCGAGCTGTCGTTCGCGCtggcgggggagggaggtttCCTCCGGACCCCGGCGCTggggggcgtggccgcgggGCTGTGTGTGGCCGGGGGCCAGATGGCCACCCAGGGTTACCTGGAGGTGTCCTGGGGGCTGTGCGCGGCAGCCCTCACCTCTGAGGTGCTGGTCCTCTGGAGGACCAGGCGGGTTCTGACCTCCGGGGGCGGGACTGGAGTCTGTGGGCGTGTCTGGCTGGCCGCGCCCTCCCTCCTGACTCCTCCCATCCTGGTCCTGCTCCTGCgctgcctctccctgctgtcCGACAGCTACGTGATCGCTGAGGGACGGGCGgccaccttcctcctcttctccctgggcCTCTACGTGCCCCTGCGCCTCAACTGGgacggcctcctcctcccccccgccccagaCCCCCAGAAGCCCCCCGGCCTGCTGCCCTCCCCGGTCGCGTCCCCCTCGGCCGTGCGGCGTGAGAGCGGGGCCCTCCTGGCGTGCGTGGGGCTGCTGGTGGGcaccctctacctctccctgtccttccacacctgcagggaggagcagggttcctgcctgccctctcccttcctctccccgctGGCCCGCATCCAGGACAGCCAGATCAAGAACCTCCAGTACGGCCTCTCCCTCGCCGCGCTGGCCGTCTGGGCCCTCCTCCTGCGCCGCTGGCTCCGTCACTACGGCAACCTCAACAGCTCGGGGGGGACGGTGCTGGCGGCgcgctggctcctccccctggcgtGCGTGTGCGCCGGGCTGCACTGGGCGGTGAGCTCCGCCCCCGAGGACGGCTTCCGGAACCTGGCGGAGCTGATTAGTCTGGCCCAGGAGGCTCTCCCCCGGGCGGCCTTCACcctgctgggcctgggcctcctCCTGCTTTGGCTGGACCCTCTCACCGTGTTCACCAAGACCCGCGGCCCCGCCCCCGGCgcctccgcccccctccccccgccgccGCCCCGCTACCGGGCCAGCACGGGCATCAGCCCCGAGGCGGAGCTCCACCACCTCATCCCCCAGCTGTACCAGCGGATGAGGCTCTCCATGGAGGACGGACGGCCGGCCGGCGGGGGCGCGGAGGACGAGGGCCGGCCCGCCGTGGAGGCCTACGGGCTGGGGAGCGTCTACTCTGCGCCCCTGGTCCTGCTGTGCGgcctgctggggctggggctgctaCTGCTGCACCCAGAGGGCATGGCTCTGGCCTTCTTGCTGCTCATGCTGGAGATGGGAGCTCTGCTGCACATGCACGCCTCCGCAACCACCCTCAGCGCCCTGCAGGGGGCGCACTCGG GTGGCTTCCAGGTGCCCTGGACCCCCCTGGTGCTGTGGTCCCTGGCTGCCACCCAGTTCTTCCACGCCACTGGCCACCTGCCCACCTTCACTTCTATCCAGTGGGGAGCTGCCTTTGTGGGGTTCCCCCGGGGGCACGTGGGcaccctcctcccagcctccctggtCACCCTCAACACCTTCTCCTCCCACATCCTGTTTGCAG TCGGCTGCCCACTGCTCCTGTTCTGGCCGCTGGTGTGTGAGGTTCGTGTCGCCCggacgggagggggagggggggaggaaggaggggaggatgccGCTGTCATGGAGATGAGATTACGGGAGAATCCCCAGCAGTTtggctctgctctgctgcagcTCACAACACGATacctcttcataaacggagccCAG GTTTTGGCGTCTGTCTGTGCAGCTGCCCTCCTCAGGAGACATCTAATGGTGTGGAAGGTTTTTGCACCCAA ATTGATGTTCGAGGCCTCCGGGTTCCTGGTCAGCAGTGTGTTTGTGCTAATTGGCGTTGCCTTGGTGATGAGGGTGGACGGTGCCGTGGGTGGCTGGTTCAAGAGACTCCTCCCAGAATCATCCAGGTAG
- the pigo gene encoding GPI ethanolamine phosphate transferase 3 isoform X2, producing the protein MKRLPTLALLLWLCAVFYVGIFLFVGGFLLVRLEVNRTSTCADVLLPEGGPADFCPGRQRFRKAVILIIDALKFDFAHFDPTNTQPRPYENKMPVFDELISSRPSQARLYPFRADPPTTTMQRIKGFTTGSLPTFIDIGNNFASSAILEDNLIHQLGEVGKRVVFMGDDTWENLFPKKFHRSLPFPSFNVKDLHTVDDGILKHLYPIMMGDDWDVLVAHFLGVDHCGHRFGPDHPAMADKLTQMDGVVRSVLDRLQDDTLLVVMGDHGMTDSGDHGGESQKETDAAIFLYSPSPLFPASSSPSEPEVVPQTDLVPTLALLLGVPIPYSSVGQVLLPVFSPNGQTQGAPAGLSQGEALWINAKQVNRFLETYSSMARDIPPDSLSQLQSTFSQLSSQYLQALRQGQRPSPQLQASLQAYLTSVRDTCRACWARFHPAKMVAGVAVLGLACLVTLLVSELSFALAGEGGFLRTPALGGVAAGLCVAGGQMATQGYLEVSWGLCAAALTSEVLVLWRTRRVLTSGGGTGVCGRVWLAAPSLLTPPILVLLLRCLSLLSDSYVIAEGRAATFLLFSLGLYVPLRLNWDGLLLPPAPDPQKPPGLLPSPVASPSAVRRESGALLACVGLLVGTLYLSLSFHTCREEQGSCLPSPFLSPLARIQDSQIKNLQYGLSLAALAVWALLLRRWLRHYGNLNSSGGTVLAARWLLPLACVCAGLHWAVSSAPEDGFRNLAELISLAQEALPRAAFTLLGLGLLLLWLDPLTVFTKTRGPAPGASAPLPPPPPRYRASTGISPEAELHHLIPQLYQRMRLSMEDGRPAGGGAEDEGRPAVEAYGLGSVYSAPLVLLCGLLGLGLLLLHPEGMALAFLLLMLEMGALLHMHASATTLSALQGAHSGGFQVPWTPLVLWSLAATQFFHATGHLPTFTSIQWGAAFVGFPRGHVGTLLPASLVTLNTFSSHILFAVGCPLLLFWPLVCEVRVARTGGGGGEEGGEDAAVMEMRLRENPQQFGSALLQLTTRYLFINGAQVLASVCAAALLRRHLMVWKVFAPKRSFPPPWAHTLFRSLLVW; encoded by the exons ATGAAGCGTCTCCCCACCCTGGCCCTTCTCCTGTGGCTGTGTGCCGTCTTCTACGTGGGCATCTTTCTATTCGTGGGTGGTTTCCTGCTGGTCAGGCTGGAGGTTAACAGGACCAGCACCTGCGCAGACGTGTTGCTCCCCGAAGGAGGCCCAGCGGACTTCTGCCCAGGCCGCCAGCGCTTCCGAAAGGCCGTGATCCTCATCATCGACGCCCTGAAATTCGACTTTGCCCACTTCGACCCCACCAACACGCAGCCACGCCCTTATGAGAACAAGATGCCCGTATTCGACGAGCTGATATCGTCCAGGCCCTCCCAGGCCCGCCTGTACCCCTTCAGAGcggacccccccaccaccaccatgcagAGGATCAAAGGCTTCACCACCGGGTCCCTACCCACCTTCATAGACATCGGCAACAACTTTGCCTCCagcgccatcttggaagacaaccTGATTCACCAGCTGGGTGAAGTGG GCAAGCGTGTGGTGTTCATGGGGGACGACACCTGGGAAAATCTCTTCCCCAAGAAGTTTCACCGCTCCCTGCCTTTCCCCTCGTTCAACGTGAAGGACCTGCACACTGTGGACGATGGGATCCTCAAGCATCTCTACCCCATAA TGATGGGGGACGACTGGGATGTCCTGGTGGCCCACTTCCTGGGCGTGGACCACTGTGGTCACCGCTTCGGCCCCGACCACCCGGCCATGGCCGACAAGCTCACCCAGATGGACGGGGTGGTCAG GTCAGTGCTGGATCGTCTCCAGGACGACACGTTGCTGGTGGTGATGGGAGATCACGGGATGACCGACTCGGGGGACCACGGAGGGGAGAGCCAGAAGGAGACGGACGCCGCCATCTTCCTctacagcccctcccccctcttcccagcATCCTCCTCTCCG AGCGAGCCGGAGGTAGTTCCCCAGACCGACCTGGTGCCcaccctggccctgctcctgggggTCCCCATCCCCTACAGCAGCGTGGGCCAGGTCCTTCTGCCGGTCTTCTCTCCCAACGGCCAGACACAGGGTGCACCGGCGGGACTCAGCCAGGGGGAGGCGCTGTGGATCAACGCCAAACAG GTCAACCGTTTCCTGGAGACCTACTCCAGCATGGCCAGAGACATCCCTCCAGACAGCCTGTCCCAGCTGCAGTCCACCTTCTCCCAGCTCTCCTCCCAGTACCTCCAGGCCCTGCGGCAGGGCcagcgcccctccccccagctccagGCCTCCCTCCAGGCCTACCTGACCTCTGTCAGGGATACCTGCCGGGCCTGTTGGGCCCGCTTCCACCCGGCCAAGATGGTGGCGGGCGTGGCCGTGCTGGGGCTCGCCTGCCTGGTGACTCTCCTCGTGTCCGAGCTGTCGTTCGCGCtggcgggggagggaggtttCCTCCGGACCCCGGCGCTggggggcgtggccgcgggGCTGTGTGTGGCCGGGGGCCAGATGGCCACCCAGGGTTACCTGGAGGTGTCCTGGGGGCTGTGCGCGGCAGCCCTCACCTCTGAGGTGCTGGTCCTCTGGAGGACCAGGCGGGTTCTGACCTCCGGGGGCGGGACTGGAGTCTGTGGGCGTGTCTGGCTGGCCGCGCCCTCCCTCCTGACTCCTCCCATCCTGGTCCTGCTCCTGCgctgcctctccctgctgtcCGACAGCTACGTGATCGCTGAGGGACGGGCGgccaccttcctcctcttctccctgggcCTCTACGTGCCCCTGCGCCTCAACTGGgacggcctcctcctcccccccgccccagaCCCCCAGAAGCCCCCCGGCCTGCTGCCCTCCCCGGTCGCGTCCCCCTCGGCCGTGCGGCGTGAGAGCGGGGCCCTCCTGGCGTGCGTGGGGCTGCTGGTGGGcaccctctacctctccctgtccttccacacctgcagggaggagcagggttcctgcctgccctctcccttcctctccccgctGGCCCGCATCCAGGACAGCCAGATCAAGAACCTCCAGTACGGCCTCTCCCTCGCCGCGCTGGCCGTCTGGGCCCTCCTCCTGCGCCGCTGGCTCCGTCACTACGGCAACCTCAACAGCTCGGGGGGGACGGTGCTGGCGGCgcgctggctcctccccctggcgtGCGTGTGCGCCGGGCTGCACTGGGCGGTGAGCTCCGCCCCCGAGGACGGCTTCCGGAACCTGGCGGAGCTGATTAGTCTGGCCCAGGAGGCTCTCCCCCGGGCGGCCTTCACcctgctgggcctgggcctcctCCTGCTTTGGCTGGACCCTCTCACCGTGTTCACCAAGACCCGCGGCCCCGCCCCCGGCgcctccgcccccctccccccgccgccGCCCCGCTACCGGGCCAGCACGGGCATCAGCCCCGAGGCGGAGCTCCACCACCTCATCCCCCAGCTGTACCAGCGGATGAGGCTCTCCATGGAGGACGGACGGCCGGCCGGCGGGGGCGCGGAGGACGAGGGCCGGCCCGCCGTGGAGGCCTACGGGCTGGGGAGCGTCTACTCTGCGCCCCTGGTCCTGCTGTGCGgcctgctggggctggggctgctaCTGCTGCACCCAGAGGGCATGGCTCTGGCCTTCTTGCTGCTCATGCTGGAGATGGGAGCTCTGCTGCACATGCACGCCTCCGCAACCACCCTCAGCGCCCTGCAGGGGGCGCACTCGG GTGGCTTCCAGGTGCCCTGGACCCCCCTGGTGCTGTGGTCCCTGGCTGCCACCCAGTTCTTCCACGCCACTGGCCACCTGCCCACCTTCACTTCTATCCAGTGGGGAGCTGCCTTTGTGGGGTTCCCCCGGGGGCACGTGGGcaccctcctcccagcctccctggtCACCCTCAACACCTTCTCCTCCCACATCCTGTTTGCAG TCGGCTGCCCACTGCTCCTGTTCTGGCCGCTGGTGTGTGAGGTTCGTGTCGCCCggacgggagggggagggggggaggaaggaggggaggatgccGCTGTCATGGAGATGAGATTACGGGAGAATCCCCAGCAGTTtggctctgctctgctgcagcTCACAACACGATacctcttcataaacggagccCAG GTTTTGGCGTCTGTCTGTGCAGCTGCCCTCCTCAGGAGACATCTAATGGTGTGGAAGGTTTTTGCACCCAA GAGAAgcttccctcctccctgggcGCACACCCTGTTCCGCTCCCTACTCGTGTGGTAA
- the stoml2 gene encoding stomatin-like protein 2, mitochondrial isoform X1, protein MLRTLCRTGGALLKFSQGTKPRLTQLSQGTTPRLWVTPAQQRWASSLPMNTLVLFVPQQEAWVVERMGRFHRILVPGLNFLIPFLDKIRYVQSLKEIVIDVPEQSAVSLDNVTLQIDGVLYLRILDPFKASYGVEDPEYAVTQLAQTTMRSELGKLTLDKVFRERECLNSNIVHSINQASDDWGIRCLRYEIKDIHVPPRVKESMQMQVEAERKKRATVLESEGTRESAINVAEGHKQAQILASEGQREEQINRAFGEANAVLAKAEAKAKAIRLLSLALTEQNGNAAASLSVAEQYVSAFSNLAKESNTILLPSNSGDISSMVTQAMSIYGTLAKQNPMKVESASSGNPNSAAEGSAPQQ, encoded by the exons ATGCTTCGAACACTCTGCCGGACTGGCGGTGCCCTGTTAAAG TTTTCACAGGGGACGAAACCACGGTTAACACAGCTGTCACAGGGAACGACCCCGCGGCTATGGGTGACACCAGCCCAGCAGCGATGGGCATCCAGTCTACCCATGAACACTTTGGTACTTTTTGTGCCCCAACAAGAAGCCTGGGTCGTTGAGAGGATGGGACGATTTCATCGGATCTTAGTACCG GGTTTGAACTTTCTCATCCCGTTTCTGGACAAAATCCGTTACGTGCAGAGTCTTAAGGAGATTGTTATTGATGTACCGGAGCAATCTGCTGTCTCTCTTG ATAATGTGACCCTACAGATAGATGGCGTGCTCTATCTCAGGATACTGGATCCTTTCAAG GCCAGCTACGGAGTAGAAGATCCCGAATACGCCGTCACGCAGCTAGCACAGACAACCATGCGCTCTGAGCTGGGGAAGCTGACCCTGGACAAAGTGttcagg GAAAGAGAGTGCCTGAATTCCAACATCGTTCACTCCATCAACCAGGCGTCTGATGACTGGGGGATCCGCTGCCTTCGTTATGAGATCAAAGACATCCACGTCCCACCGCGGGTTAAGGAGTCCATGCAGATGCAG GTGGAGGCGGAGCGGAAGAAGAGAGCCACGGTGTTGGAGTCGGAGGGCACGAGGGAGTCAGCCATCAACGTAGCCGAGGGCCACAAGCAGGCCCAGATCCTGGCCTccgagggccagagagaggagcagatcaACAGAGCCTTCG GTGAGGCCAACGCCGTCCTAGCCAAAGCAGAGGCTAAAGCGAAGGCCATCCGCCTGTTGTCACTGGCTCTGACTGAACAG AATGGGAACGCAGCAGCTTCCCTGAGCGTGGCTGAACAGTACGTGTCGGCCTTCTCCAACCTGGCCAAAGAGTCCAACACCATCCTGCTGCCCTCCAACTCAGGGGACATCAGCAGCATGGTCACTCAG gcCATGTCTATCTATGGAACCCTGGCCAAGCAGAACCCCATGAAGGTGGAGAGCGCCTCTTCGGGGAACCCAAACTCAGCAGCGGAAGGTTCCGCACCCCAGCAGTGA
- the stoml2 gene encoding stomatin-like protein 2, mitochondrial isoform X2: MLRTLCRTGGALLKGTKPRLTQLSQGTTPRLWVTPAQQRWASSLPMNTLVLFVPQQEAWVVERMGRFHRILVPGLNFLIPFLDKIRYVQSLKEIVIDVPEQSAVSLDNVTLQIDGVLYLRILDPFKASYGVEDPEYAVTQLAQTTMRSELGKLTLDKVFRERECLNSNIVHSINQASDDWGIRCLRYEIKDIHVPPRVKESMQMQVEAERKKRATVLESEGTRESAINVAEGHKQAQILASEGQREEQINRAFGEANAVLAKAEAKAKAIRLLSLALTEQNGNAAASLSVAEQYVSAFSNLAKESNTILLPSNSGDISSMVTQAMSIYGTLAKQNPMKVESASSGNPNSAAEGSAPQQ; encoded by the exons ATGCTTCGAACACTCTGCCGGACTGGCGGTGCCCTGTTAAAG GGGACGAAACCACGGTTAACACAGCTGTCACAGGGAACGACCCCGCGGCTATGGGTGACACCAGCCCAGCAGCGATGGGCATCCAGTCTACCCATGAACACTTTGGTACTTTTTGTGCCCCAACAAGAAGCCTGGGTCGTTGAGAGGATGGGACGATTTCATCGGATCTTAGTACCG GGTTTGAACTTTCTCATCCCGTTTCTGGACAAAATCCGTTACGTGCAGAGTCTTAAGGAGATTGTTATTGATGTACCGGAGCAATCTGCTGTCTCTCTTG ATAATGTGACCCTACAGATAGATGGCGTGCTCTATCTCAGGATACTGGATCCTTTCAAG GCCAGCTACGGAGTAGAAGATCCCGAATACGCCGTCACGCAGCTAGCACAGACAACCATGCGCTCTGAGCTGGGGAAGCTGACCCTGGACAAAGTGttcagg GAAAGAGAGTGCCTGAATTCCAACATCGTTCACTCCATCAACCAGGCGTCTGATGACTGGGGGATCCGCTGCCTTCGTTATGAGATCAAAGACATCCACGTCCCACCGCGGGTTAAGGAGTCCATGCAGATGCAG GTGGAGGCGGAGCGGAAGAAGAGAGCCACGGTGTTGGAGTCGGAGGGCACGAGGGAGTCAGCCATCAACGTAGCCGAGGGCCACAAGCAGGCCCAGATCCTGGCCTccgagggccagagagaggagcagatcaACAGAGCCTTCG GTGAGGCCAACGCCGTCCTAGCCAAAGCAGAGGCTAAAGCGAAGGCCATCCGCCTGTTGTCACTGGCTCTGACTGAACAG AATGGGAACGCAGCAGCTTCCCTGAGCGTGGCTGAACAGTACGTGTCGGCCTTCTCCAACCTGGCCAAAGAGTCCAACACCATCCTGCTGCCCTCCAACTCAGGGGACATCAGCAGCATGGTCACTCAG gcCATGTCTATCTATGGAACCCTGGCCAAGCAGAACCCCATGAAGGTGGAGAGCGCCTCTTCGGGGAACCCAAACTCAGCAGCGGAAGGTTCCGCACCCCAGCAGTGA